The following are from one region of the Sulfurimicrobium lacus genome:
- a CDS encoding DUF3617 domain-containing protein — protein MKKLLLLPALFAVSQAYAEPNMQDGMWEITSKTEIQGLPPGSMPPNMTHTMKQCMTKQEAVPREQVKNPNCKMINTKVDGNTVTWNMQCRNPDGTVDSSGRITYSGTTFSGESRVNSTGGGMKMNMVQKMSGRRIGDCKK, from the coding sequence GTGAAGAAACTGCTCCTCCTGCCTGCCTTGTTCGCCGTTTCGCAGGCCTACGCCGAACCCAACATGCAGGACGGCATGTGGGAAATTACCAGCAAGACCGAAATACAGGGGCTGCCGCCTGGCAGCATGCCGCCCAACATGACCCATACCATGAAGCAATGCATGACCAAACAGGAGGCCGTGCCGCGCGAGCAGGTGAAAAACCCGAACTGCAAGATGATCAACACCAAGGTGGACGGCAATACCGTGACCTGGAACATGCAGTGCCGCAACCCGGATGGCACGGTGGACAGCAGCGGCAGGATCACCTACAGCGGCACGACCTTCAGCGGCGAATCGCGGGTCAACAGCACGGGCGGCGGGATGAAAATGAATATGGTGCAGAAGATGAGCGGGCGCCGCATCGGCGACTGCAAGAAATAG
- a CDS encoding AAA family ATPase: MNLLIQRVIEQAGSIILGKEHQIRLALACLLARGHLLIEDLPGVGKTTLAHVLAKTLGLDFHRIQFTSDLLPADILGVSVYDRDSATFLFHPGPVFAQLILADEINRATPKAQSALLEAMEEHQVTVEGETRPLPEPFFVIATQNPTYQIGTFPLPESQLDRFLMRIELGYPDTRAERALLRGKERRELLADLQACLRPEELDALQTTAGEVFASDALLDYIQALLAYTRHSPRYLTGLSPRAALAVLHASRAWALIAGRDAVLPEDVQAILPAVAGHRLHGSGEFSGESSAALVEHLLSAVPIP, translated from the coding sequence ATGAATCTCCTCATCCAGCGCGTCATCGAGCAAGCAGGCAGCATCATTCTCGGCAAGGAGCACCAGATCCGCCTCGCCCTGGCCTGCCTGCTGGCGCGCGGTCACCTGTTGATCGAAGACCTGCCCGGCGTAGGGAAAACCACGCTGGCCCACGTGCTGGCGAAAACGCTCGGCCTCGACTTCCACCGCATCCAGTTCACCAGCGATCTCCTGCCGGCGGATATCCTCGGGGTCTCGGTGTACGACCGCGACAGCGCCACCTTCCTGTTTCATCCCGGCCCGGTGTTCGCCCAGCTGATTCTCGCCGACGAGATCAACCGCGCCACGCCCAAGGCGCAAAGCGCGCTGCTGGAAGCGATGGAAGAGCACCAGGTGACGGTGGAAGGCGAAACACGCCCCCTGCCTGAACCATTCTTCGTCATCGCCACGCAAAACCCGACCTACCAGATCGGCACCTTTCCGCTCCCCGAATCGCAGCTCGACCGCTTCCTCATGCGCATCGAGCTGGGCTACCCGGACACCCGGGCGGAGCGCGCCCTGCTGCGCGGCAAGGAGCGGCGCGAATTGCTGGCAGACCTGCAAGCCTGTCTCCGTCCGGAGGAACTCGATGCCCTGCAAACGACTGCCGGCGAAGTGTTCGCCTCCGACGCCCTGCTCGATTACATCCAGGCACTGCTGGCCTACACCCGCCACTCCCCGCGCTACCTCACCGGCCTGTCGCCGCGCGCCGCGCTGGCCGTGTTGCACGCATCCCGCGCCTGGGCGCTGATCGCGGGGCGCGATGCCGTGCTGCCGGAAGACGTGCAGGCGATACTGCCGGCGGTCGCGGGACACCGCCTGCACGGCAGCGGCGAGTTCAGCGGCGAAAGCAGCGCCGCGCTGGTCGAGCACCTGCTCTCCGCCGTGCCTATCCCGTGA
- the radC gene encoding RadC family protein — MAITDWPEDERPRERLLKQGAASLSDAELLAIFLRVGVAGKSAVDLAREMANHFGDLARLFDASQQEFCSIPGLGPAKYAQLQAVLEMARRAMQEKMRASDALNSPAAVKDYLRLTLGRKGYEVFAVLFLDAQNRPIVIEELFRGTLTQTSVYPREVVKRSLHHNAASVILAHNHPSGTSEPSNADQILTQALKNALALIDTRVLDHFIVGGDTVLSFAERGLI, encoded by the coding sequence ATGGCGATTACCGACTGGCCCGAAGACGAACGCCCCAGGGAGCGCCTGCTGAAACAGGGCGCCGCCAGCCTGTCGGATGCTGAGCTGCTGGCCATTTTCCTGCGCGTCGGCGTGGCGGGCAAAAGCGCGGTGGACCTGGCGCGCGAAATGGCCAATCATTTCGGCGACCTGGCCCGACTGTTCGATGCCAGCCAGCAGGAATTCTGCAGCATTCCCGGACTCGGCCCGGCCAAATATGCGCAACTGCAGGCGGTGCTGGAAATGGCGCGGCGCGCGATGCAGGAAAAAATGCGCGCCAGCGACGCCCTGAACTCGCCGGCGGCGGTCAAGGACTACCTGCGCCTGACCCTGGGCCGCAAGGGCTACGAAGTGTTCGCTGTGCTGTTCCTCGATGCGCAGAATCGACCGATCGTGATCGAGGAACTGTTCAGGGGAACGCTTACCCAGACATCGGTTTACCCGCGCGAAGTGGTCAAGCGCTCGCTGCACCATAATGCCGCGAGCGTGATCCTGGCCCACAACCATCCTTCGGGAACGTCCGAGCCGAGCAATGCCGACCAGATTCTCACCCAGGCCTTGAAAAACGCCCTGGCGCTCATAGATACACGTGTTCTTGATCATTTTATAGTCGGCGGCGACACCGTGTTGTCGTTCGCAGAACGGGGTTTAATTTGA
- a CDS encoding DUF58 domain-containing protein, with product MTGLTHRLAAWSARFNPLRQSAFEFLQSPFLKQLLHPAPEAAPVTLTQRRLYILPTRHGLIFALMLLVMLLGSINYANSMGFVLTFLLGSLAVVSILHTYRNLAQLTISAGKSAPVFVGQEARFHLSASNTGNIPRYAIGLRAGKDVAGFTDVAPNHAAALAFGLPAQRRGLLRAPSFNLFSTFPLGLFRTWTHLDLDINCLVYPRPAAEALPLPAFQAQTGQGSRHGAGQEDFSGLRTYRNGDSLRHVAWKAVAREQGMLTKQFDGATQQELWLDWDLLPGMDVETRLSRLTRWVLDADTAAQRYGLRLPGRVLSPASGAEHRRQCLETLALFGL from the coding sequence ATGACGGGCCTGACGCACCGATTGGCTGCCTGGTCGGCGCGGTTCAACCCGCTGCGCCAGAGTGCTTTCGAATTTCTGCAATCCCCATTCCTGAAACAGCTCCTGCACCCTGCGCCGGAAGCCGCACCGGTCACCCTGACCCAGCGCCGCCTCTACATCCTGCCCACCCGCCACGGGCTGATCTTCGCGCTGATGCTCCTGGTGATGCTGCTGGGCTCCATCAACTACGCCAACAGCATGGGCTTCGTGCTGACTTTCCTGCTCGGCAGCCTGGCCGTGGTATCCATCCTGCATACCTACCGCAACCTGGCGCAGCTCACGATCAGCGCCGGCAAGAGCGCGCCGGTGTTCGTCGGGCAGGAGGCGCGCTTCCACCTAAGCGCGAGCAATACCGGCAACATTCCGCGCTACGCCATCGGTTTGCGTGCGGGGAAGGACGTGGCCGGTTTCACGGACGTCGCGCCCAATCATGCCGCCGCCCTGGCATTCGGCCTCCCTGCGCAGCGGCGCGGCCTGCTGCGCGCCCCTAGTTTCAACCTGTTCAGCACTTTCCCGCTCGGCCTGTTCCGCACCTGGACCCATCTCGACCTGGACATAAACTGCCTGGTCTATCCCCGTCCCGCAGCGGAAGCGCTTCCCCTGCCCGCGTTCCAGGCACAAACCGGGCAGGGCTCCAGGCACGGCGCAGGGCAGGAGGATTTCAGCGGCCTGCGCACCTACCGTAATGGCGATTCGCTGCGCCATGTGGCATGGAAAGCAGTAGCGCGCGAACAGGGCATGCTCACCAAGCAGTTCGACGGCGCGACGCAGCAGGAACTCTGGCTGGACTGGGATTTGCTGCCCGGAATGGACGTCGAAACCAGGTTATCGCGCCTTACGCGCTGGGTCCTGGACGCCGACACCGCGGCGCAACGCTACGGCTTGCGCCTGCCGGGCCGCGTCCTGTCCCCCGCGTCAGGCGCGGAGCACCGCCGCCAGTGCCTGGAAACTTTGGCGCTATTCGGCCTATGA
- the dut gene encoding dUTP diphosphatase, whose translation MKIDVKILDPRMHEQLPAYATPGAAGLDLRACLAEALVLNPGQTELIPTGIAIHLADPGYAALILPRSGLGHKHGIVLGNLVGLIDSDYQGQLFVSCWNRGQTAFTINPLERIAQLVVVPVLQAQFNIVDEFAGSERGAGGFGSTGKH comes from the coding sequence ATGAAAATCGACGTAAAAATCCTCGACCCGCGTATGCACGAGCAACTCCCTGCCTATGCCACGCCCGGTGCGGCCGGCCTGGACCTGCGTGCCTGTCTGGCGGAAGCGCTGGTGCTGAATCCAGGGCAGACCGAGCTGATTCCTACCGGCATCGCCATCCATCTGGCCGATCCCGGTTACGCCGCGCTGATCCTGCCGCGCTCCGGCCTGGGCCACAAGCACGGCATCGTGCTGGGCAACCTGGTCGGCCTGATCGATTCCGACTACCAGGGGCAATTGTTCGTCTCCTGCTGGAACCGCGGCCAGACGGCCTTCACCATCAATCCGCTGGAGCGCATCGCCCAGCTGGTGGTGGTGCCGGTGCTGCAGGCGCAGTTCAATATCGTCGACGAATTCGCCGGCAGCGAGCGCGGCGCCGGCGGCTTCGGCAGCACCGGCAAGCATTGA
- a CDS encoding bacteriohemerythrin — protein MDMTASAEKFEAFAWNDKFRTGIEVVDSQHHKLVDLINRLGAISMRQAGTEELGGILTELANYTVYHFDTEEKLMLERHVSATHREGHVKAHQHFTAQVGVAAQILLRATDVTQQLVAPLLEYLTRWLVHHILGQDTRMAQEIMALEAGANPDEAVRKANEHMTQSANVLMEALNEMYGKLGDKTLEVMQKNQELEAERVALEERVRQRTEDFQRLNEQLLSYSLEQQELNEKLETAHTQLLQSEKMASIGQLAAGVAHEINNPVGFVNSNLGTLEKYMADLFTMIAAYEQAETRVGGKHCPEVEQVRKNVDLSYLKEDIPNLVRESREGLTRVKQIILDLKDFSHVDESTWQRADLEKGMDSTLNVVTNEIKYKAEVVKDYAGLPEVECMPSQINQVFMNLLVNAAQAIEERGVITIRSGSSGAEVWMEVADTGKGITPEHIHRIFDPFFTTKPVGKGTGLGLSLSYGIVQKHGGRIEVKSEVGKGTAMRVWLPVRQESKTTA, from the coding sequence AGGACAGGCATCGAGGTGGTGGATAGCCAGCACCACAAGCTGGTCGACCTGATCAACCGCCTCGGCGCGATTTCCATGCGTCAGGCCGGCACCGAGGAACTGGGCGGGATTTTGACCGAACTGGCCAATTACACCGTCTACCACTTCGATACCGAAGAAAAACTGATGCTGGAGCGCCACGTCAGCGCCACGCATCGGGAAGGCCATGTCAAGGCACACCAGCATTTCACCGCCCAGGTCGGCGTGGCGGCGCAGATCCTGTTGCGTGCCACCGATGTCACCCAGCAGCTGGTGGCGCCGCTGCTGGAATACCTGACGCGCTGGCTGGTGCACCACATCCTCGGCCAGGACACGCGCATGGCGCAGGAAATCATGGCGCTGGAAGCGGGGGCGAACCCCGACGAGGCGGTACGCAAGGCGAACGAGCACATGACGCAGTCGGCCAACGTGCTGATGGAAGCGCTCAACGAGATGTACGGCAAACTCGGCGACAAGACGCTGGAGGTGATGCAGAAAAACCAGGAACTGGAAGCGGAGCGGGTCGCCCTCGAGGAGCGCGTCAGGCAGCGCACGGAAGACTTCCAGCGGCTCAACGAACAGCTTCTCTCCTACAGCCTCGAACAGCAGGAACTTAACGAAAAGCTGGAAACCGCCCATACCCAACTGCTGCAGTCGGAGAAGATGGCTTCCATCGGCCAGCTCGCCGCCGGCGTGGCGCACGAGATCAACAACCCGGTGGGCTTCGTCAATTCCAATCTCGGAACGCTGGAAAAATACATGGCTGACCTGTTCACGATGATTGCCGCTTACGAGCAGGCCGAAACCAGGGTAGGCGGGAAGCACTGCCCCGAAGTCGAACAAGTCAGGAAAAACGTCGATTTGTCCTACCTCAAGGAAGACATTCCCAACCTGGTCAGGGAGTCGCGCGAGGGTCTGACGCGGGTCAAGCAGATCATCCTGGACCTCAAGGATTTCTCCCACGTGGACGAATCGACCTGGCAGCGGGCCGACCTGGAGAAGGGCATGGACAGCACGCTCAACGTCGTGACCAATGAAATCAAGTACAAGGCGGAAGTGGTCAAGGACTATGCCGGCTTGCCGGAAGTGGAATGCATGCCGTCGCAGATCAACCAGGTGTTCATGAATCTGCTGGTCAATGCCGCCCAGGCAATCGAGGAGCGCGGCGTCATCACCATCCGCAGCGGCAGCAGCGGCGCCGAAGTGTGGATGGAAGTGGCCGATACCGGCAAAGGCATCACGCCGGAGCATATCCACCGCATCTTCGACCCGTTTTTTACCACCAAGCCGGTGGGCAAGGGCACCGGTCTGGGTCTGTCGCTGTCATACGGCATCGTGCAGAAGCATGGCGGCCGCATCGAGGTGAAGAGCGAGGTGGGGAAGGGTACGGCGATGCGGGTGTGGCTGCCGGTGAGACAGGAAAGCAAAACTACGGCCTGA
- the rpmB gene encoding 50S ribosomal protein L28, whose protein sequence is MARVCKVTGKRPMTGNNVSHANNRTKRRFLPNLQYRRFWVESENRWVRLRVSCAALRTIDKNGIDAVLADLRASGESV, encoded by the coding sequence ATGGCACGCGTATGTAAAGTCACCGGCAAGCGCCCGATGACCGGGAATAATGTTTCCCACGCCAACAACAGAACCAAGCGTCGTTTCCTTCCCAACCTGCAATACCGCCGGTTCTGGGTTGAAAGCGAAAACCGCTGGGTGCGCCTGCGCGTGAGCTGCGCTGCGCTGCGCACTATTGACAAGAATGGCATCGATGCCGTGCTGGCCGATCTTCGCGCCAGTGGCGAATCGGTTTAA
- the rpmG gene encoding 50S ribosomal protein L33 — protein sequence MAKGGREKIKLESTAGTGHFYTTTKNKRTMPEKMAIMKYDPKVRKHVEYKEIKLK from the coding sequence ATGGCTAAAGGCGGACGCGAAAAAATCAAGCTGGAATCCACTGCGGGTACCGGTCATTTCTACACCACGACCAAGAACAAGCGCACCATGCCGGAAAAAATGGCGATCATGAAATATGATCCCAAGGTGCGCAAGCATGTGGAATACAAGGAAATCAAACTCAAGTAA
- a CDS encoding NAD(P)H-dependent oxidoreductase, whose translation MKVLIVTAHPQQDSFTQALAQRFADGVTSSGHEVEIADLYSEGFDPVVSIQELESWKTGQVSPEIRAWQERIKRSDGLVLAYPVWWSTPPAILSGWLQRVLTQGFAFQHIDGRTVGQLKLRAQMLVNVGSRQREDVDLATLYLEPMLGVLSYCGMEILPTQANWGVYAGADPASLRSHLERAFENGMRFFA comes from the coding sequence TTGAAAGTATTGATTGTCACCGCCCACCCGCAGCAGGACAGCTTCACCCAGGCCCTGGCACAGCGCTTTGCCGACGGCGTGACCAGCAGCGGCCACGAAGTGGAAATCGCCGACCTTTATAGCGAAGGCTTCGACCCGGTGGTTTCCATCCAGGAACTGGAGAGCTGGAAAACAGGGCAAGTCTCGCCGGAAATCCGCGCCTGGCAGGAGCGCATCAAGCGCAGCGACGGCCTGGTGCTGGCCTACCCGGTATGGTGGAGCACACCGCCCGCCATCCTCAGCGGCTGGCTGCAGCGGGTGTTGACCCAGGGCTTTGCGTTCCAGCACATCGACGGCCGTACCGTGGGCCAGCTCAAGCTGCGCGCACAAATGCTGGTCAACGTCGGCAGCCGCCAGCGCGAAGACGTGGATCTCGCCACCCTTTACCTGGAACCGATGCTCGGCGTACTGAGCTATTGCGGCATGGAAATCCTGCCCACTCAGGCCAACTGGGGCGTTTACGCCGGAGCCGATCCAGCCTCGTTGCGCAGCCATCTCGAACGCGCTTTCGAGAACGGCATGCGATTTTTTGCTTGA
- a CDS encoding CNP1-like family protein has protein sequence MKKLLLLLCYLPLAAHAFDFGKPNWGKSEFEDDEKPWAELEAQLPPAPKPENLLPFFVSATTDNRFYIDAPSITPGKDGVVRYTLIIKSSAGAVNISYEGIRCDPSEVKRYAFGRADGSWAKARSAKWETISYKDVNRQHHMLHDDFFCPNNIPVVSREAAVKLLQAGAHLSAGGAAW, from the coding sequence ATGAAAAAACTACTGCTGCTGTTGTGCTACCTGCCGCTTGCGGCCCACGCTTTTGATTTCGGCAAGCCCAATTGGGGAAAATCCGAATTTGAAGACGATGAGAAACCCTGGGCAGAACTCGAGGCGCAACTGCCGCCGGCCCCCAAGCCTGAAAACCTCCTGCCCTTCTTTGTCAGCGCCACCACCGACAACCGTTTTTACATCGACGCTCCATCCATTACGCCGGGCAAGGACGGCGTGGTGCGCTACACCCTGATCATCAAGTCTTCCGCCGGCGCGGTGAATATTTCCTACGAGGGTATACGCTGCGACCCGTCGGAAGTGAAGCGCTACGCTTTCGGGCGAGCAGATGGCAGCTGGGCCAAGGCACGCAGCGCCAAATGGGAGACGATCAGCTACAAAGATGTGAACCGGCAGCACCATATGCTTCATGACGACTTCTTCTGCCCGAACAACATTCCCGTGGTGAGCCGTGAAGCGGCCGTCAAATTACTCCAGGCCGGCGCGCACCTCAGCGCCGGGGGCGCGGCCTGGTAG
- a CDS encoding transglutaminase TgpA family protein: protein MTKLAWLLASIALAIAPHLARMPLWVGPLCLALGLWRLAIERDNRPLPQKWLLLLLAGAATAGIASHYHTLFGRDAGVALLVVMSFLKLMELKALRDTMVVLFLGYFLVITGFLYSQTIPTALYLLLVVLINTATMIGYNDVNDGLSVRPRLRLAGILLAQAVPLMLLLFVLFPRVGPLWGLPKDAFSAVTGLSDSMSPGTISQLIRSDAIAFRVKFDGPPPHRNLRYWRGPVLWDYDNGTWSTRQPRDRAPAQLLPLDKALSYTVTLEPHNRRWLFALDLPETLPPGSRAGRDLTILAQAPVQQRLRYSLSSATRYRFDVDPDAGEMERALRLPARGNPQARELAGRWRSTLKNPRAVVAQALGMFRNEAFVYTLNPPLTGPQAVDDFLFATRRGFCEHYAGALVFLMRAAGVPARVVTGYQGGELNPLGDYMIVRQSDAHAWAEVWLEKEGWVRIDPTAAVSPNRIESGIAAALPGAELPPALLQLDAAWLRRARLSWDLLNNNWNQWVLGYDQQRQTRFLSRFNRALASWQGMALAMVTGIAALLLGIASWMLWHTPRRGKDPVHAAYEKFCARLARRGIARATNEGPADFAARATRMRPDLAQQIGFITQRYIELRYGRRHSTRLPELRRAVRRFRP, encoded by the coding sequence ATGACCAAGCTCGCCTGGCTGCTGGCGTCCATCGCCCTGGCCATCGCGCCGCACCTGGCGCGCATGCCGCTGTGGGTGGGGCCGCTGTGCCTGGCACTGGGGCTGTGGCGGCTGGCCATCGAGCGTGATAACCGGCCGCTGCCGCAGAAATGGCTGCTGCTCCTGCTCGCCGGCGCCGCCACCGCCGGCATCGCCAGCCATTACCACACCCTGTTCGGCCGCGATGCGGGCGTGGCGCTGCTGGTCGTCATGAGCTTCCTCAAACTGATGGAACTCAAGGCGCTGCGCGACACCATGGTGGTGCTTTTCCTCGGCTATTTCCTGGTCATCACCGGCTTCCTCTATTCCCAGACCATCCCCACCGCGCTGTACCTGCTGCTCGTGGTGCTCATCAACACCGCCACCATGATCGGCTACAACGACGTCAACGACGGCCTGAGTGTCCGCCCGCGCCTGCGCCTGGCCGGCATCCTGCTGGCCCAGGCCGTGCCGCTGATGCTGCTGCTGTTCGTGCTCTTCCCCCGCGTCGGCCCGCTGTGGGGCCTGCCCAAGGACGCCTTCAGCGCCGTGACCGGGCTCTCGGACAGCATGTCGCCGGGCACCATCAGCCAGCTGATCCGCTCCGACGCCATCGCCTTCCGCGTCAAATTCGACGGGCCGCCGCCGCACAGGAACTTGCGCTACTGGCGCGGGCCGGTGCTGTGGGATTACGACAACGGCACCTGGTCCACCCGCCAGCCACGTGACCGTGCGCCTGCGCAACTGCTGCCGCTGGACAAGGCGTTGAGCTACACCGTCACGCTCGAGCCGCATAACCGGCGCTGGCTGTTCGCGCTCGATCTGCCGGAAACCCTCCCGCCCGGCAGCAGAGCCGGCAGGGATTTGACGATTCTGGCCCAGGCGCCGGTGCAGCAACGCCTGCGTTACAGCCTCAGCTCCGCCACCCGCTATCGCTTCGACGTCGACCCCGACGCCGGGGAAATGGAACGCGCGCTACGCCTGCCGGCGAGGGGCAACCCGCAAGCGCGGGAACTGGCCGGGCGCTGGCGCAGCACGCTGAAAAACCCGCGGGCCGTCGTCGCGCAGGCGCTGGGGATGTTCCGCAACGAAGCTTTTGTTTACACGCTCAATCCGCCCCTGACCGGGCCGCAGGCGGTGGACGATTTCCTGTTCGCGACCCGGCGCGGCTTCTGCGAGCACTATGCCGGCGCCTTAGTCTTCCTCATGCGCGCCGCCGGTGTCCCGGCGCGGGTGGTGACAGGTTACCAGGGCGGGGAGTTGAACCCGCTGGGCGACTACATGATCGTGCGCCAGTCCGACGCCCATGCCTGGGCCGAGGTCTGGCTGGAAAAGGAAGGCTGGGTGCGCATCGACCCCACCGCGGCGGTCTCGCCCAACCGCATCGAATCCGGCATCGCCGCCGCCCTGCCCGGCGCCGAACTGCCGCCCGCGCTGCTCCAGCTCGACGCAGCCTGGCTGCGGCGCGCGCGCCTGTCGTGGGACCTGCTCAACAACAACTGGAACCAATGGGTGCTGGGTTACGACCAGCAGCGTCAGACGCGTTTCCTGTCGCGCTTCAACCGCGCGCTGGCGTCGTGGCAGGGCATGGCGCTCGCCATGGTAACGGGCATTGCCGCGCTGTTGCTGGGGATCGCGTCATGGATGTTGTGGCATACGCCGCGGCGCGGCAAGGACCCGGTGCACGCAGCCTATGAGAAATTCTGCGCCCGGCTGGCGCGCCGCGGCATCGCACGCGCTACCAACGAAGGGCCGGCGGATTTCGCGGCGCGCGCCACGCGCATGCGGCCCGATCTGGCGCAGCAGATCGGTTTCATCACGCAGCGTTACATCGAGCTGCGCTATGGCCGCCGCCATTCCACGCGCCTGCCGGAATTGCGCCGAGCGGTACGGCGTTTCAGGCCGTAG
- the coaBC gene encoding bifunctional phosphopantothenoylcysteine decarboxylase/phosphopantothenate--cysteine ligase CoaBC: MTDLAKKRLLLGVTGGVAAYKAAELVRLLVQQNAEVQVVMTQAACQFITPVTMQALSGRPVFTDLWDNRIDNGMAHIDFTRDVDAVVVAPASADFISKLAHGTADDLLSTLCLARMCPLLVAPAMNKQMWENPATQRNVAQIRADGINILGPDSGVQACGETGMGRMLEARDLLAGIEAFFQPKLLQGKHVLVTAGPTFEAIDAVRGITNSSSGKMGYAVARAALEAGAAVKLISGPSCLKPPLGAEVVNVVSAQQMLKAVNEAVNWADIFIGVAAVADYYVLNPSEQKIKKDAHILTLELAPNPDIVSNVVNLPDPPFCVGFAAESENLYEYAEMKRRRKNLPLLAANLVQTAVGGDENELVLFDDVGAHPLPRAPKITLARQLIAHIANLYQKTLTMKKQNG; the protein is encoded by the coding sequence ATGACCGATTTGGCGAAAAAGCGCCTGCTGCTGGGCGTAACTGGTGGGGTGGCCGCTTATAAGGCGGCGGAACTGGTGCGCCTGCTGGTGCAGCAGAACGCCGAAGTGCAGGTGGTGATGACGCAGGCCGCGTGCCAGTTCATCACCCCGGTGACCATGCAGGCGCTTTCCGGGCGCCCGGTGTTCACCGACCTGTGGGACAACCGCATCGACAACGGCATGGCGCACATCGACTTCACCCGCGACGTCGATGCCGTGGTGGTGGCGCCGGCCAGCGCAGACTTCATCTCCAAGCTGGCGCATGGCACGGCCGACGACCTTCTTTCCACCCTGTGCCTGGCGCGCATGTGCCCGCTGCTGGTGGCGCCCGCCATGAACAAGCAGATGTGGGAAAACCCCGCCACCCAGCGCAACGTGGCCCAGATCAGGGCTGACGGCATCAATATCCTGGGCCCCGACAGCGGCGTGCAGGCGTGCGGCGAAACGGGAATGGGACGGATGCTGGAGGCGCGGGACCTGCTGGCCGGCATCGAAGCTTTTTTCCAGCCCAAGCTGCTGCAAGGCAAGCACGTCCTGGTCACCGCCGGGCCGACTTTCGAAGCCATCGACGCGGTACGCGGCATCACCAATTCGAGTTCGGGCAAGATGGGCTATGCCGTGGCGCGCGCGGCGCTCGAAGCCGGGGCGGCAGTGAAGCTAATCAGCGGGCCGAGTTGCCTCAAGCCGCCCCTGGGTGCGGAGGTGGTCAATGTCGTCAGCGCCCAGCAAATGCTCAAGGCGGTGAACGAGGCGGTGAACTGGGCGGACATTTTCATCGGCGTGGCGGCGGTGGCCGACTATTACGTGCTCAACCCCTCCGAGCAGAAGATCAAGAAGGACGCGCACATCCTGACGCTGGAACTGGCGCCCAACCCGGACATCGTGTCGAACGTGGTGAACCTGCCCGACCCGCCGTTCTGCGTCGGTTTCGCGGCGGAGAGCGAGAATCTCTACGAATACGCCGAGATGAAACGGCGCCGCAAGAACCTGCCGCTGCTGGCCGCGAACCTGGTGCAGACCGCCGTCGGTGGCGATGAAAACGAGCTGGTGCTGTTCGACGATGTTGGCGCCCACCCGCTGCCGCGCGCGCCGAAAATCACCCTGGCACGCCAGTTGATTGCCCACATTGCGAACTTGTACCAAAAAACATTGACCATGAAAAAACAGAATGGATAA